In a single window of the Desulfovibrio aminophilus DSM 12254 genome:
- a CDS encoding lipid-binding SYLF domain-containing protein translates to MILPALLALLLVSAACHPAPRPAESGPPGQALVDQAEDLVRRMRSHDRDQALDVLLAEAKGVIIVPALFRAGYLGGVDMGQVLLLASDAAGLYSEPVFLSLGGLNFGMQAGVQRTSGIIFLMSRDSLEAASRGALSLDTNLSVAAFTLGEAHSLVMVGQTPEVIAVLNPEGIYGGVALSGSGMRLDETLLAARYGKGATASEVLFERRFYATPGAEGLQHALSAYWR, encoded by the coding sequence GTGATCCTTCCGGCCCTGTTGGCCCTTCTTCTTGTCTCCGCCGCCTGCCATCCGGCCCCGCGTCCGGCCGAGTCCGGCCCGCCGGGCCAGGCCCTGGTGGACCAGGCCGAGGATCTCGTGCGCCGGATGCGGTCCCATGACCGTGACCAAGCCCTGGACGTGCTCCTGGCCGAGGCCAAGGGCGTGATCATCGTGCCCGCCCTGTTCCGCGCCGGGTACCTGGGCGGGGTGGACATGGGCCAGGTCCTGCTGCTGGCCAGTGACGCGGCCGGACTCTACAGCGAACCCGTGTTCCTCTCCCTGGGCGGGTTGAACTTCGGCATGCAGGCGGGCGTCCAGCGCACCTCCGGGATCATCTTTCTCATGAGCCGCGATTCGCTGGAGGCCGCCTCCCGTGGGGCGCTCTCCCTGGACACCAACCTGAGCGTGGCCGCCTTCACCCTGGGCGAGGCCCACTCCCTGGTCATGGTCGGCCAGACGCCCGAGGTCATCGCGGTCCTGAACCCCGAGGGAATCTACGGCGGAGTGGCGCTCTCGGGCTCGGGCATGCGCCTGGACGAAACCCTCTTGGCCGCGCGCTACGGCAAGGGGGCCACGGCCTCCGAGGTGCTCTTCGAACGCCGCTTCTACGCCACACCCGGGGCCGAAGGGCTCCAGCACGCGCTTTCGGCCTACTGGAGGTGA